The Erinaceus europaeus chromosome 11, mEriEur2.1, whole genome shotgun sequence DNA window ACACAAACCCAAAGCCAGAAATGGGCCCTGAGGTGACACCTGCACCCCGGGATGAACTGGTAGAGGCAGCCTGTGCCCTGACGTGTGACTGGGCTGAGCGGATCCTCAAGCGCTCCTTCAGCTCCATTGTGGAGGTGGCCCGCTTCCTGCTGCAGCAGCACCTCATCTCCGCGCGGTCCACACATGCCCATGTGCTCAAGGCCATGGGGCTCACTGGTGAGTGCACCCCCACACCTGTCTAAGAGGCCGCTTCTCAAGCTTGCACAGACACATCCAGCCTGAACTCCACCTGCCAGCTTGAGCCCCCTTTTTTGCTCCTCACCTTGTCCATACGCCATGAGTACCTCCTCATCTCCTCACCCCTGCCTTTCCCACTTCAGAAGAAGATGAGCAGGCCCCACGGGAACGGTCCTCCAAGTCTAAGAATGGCACGGAGCACCAGGAGGGGGCCACCCAGAAGAAGCCAGAGCGGTCAGCACAGGTGAGGTGTGGCCTTGGCCTTGCCACCCTGGGTTGGGGGCTCAGTGTGCCCCTCCCCTAGAGGCCCTATAGTTGTCCCACCTTCCATgcccgtttccccagagcccactGACCTTACCCTCCTTTTGTTTCACAGCCTGCTAAGGAGCTGGAGCCCCGGGCTGGCACTGGCACCCCCATGCGGGGCGAGCGGAAGAAGAGTGTTGTGGAGAGCCAGGCCCCTGCAGCAACTAACCCGCAGGTCAATGCCCTGGTGGCCCGGTTACCTCCGCTCTTGCCCAGGGTCCCCCGCTCCATTATCTCGCCGATCACAGTCTCTCCACCCATCCTGGCCCCCAAGTTGTCGCCAGGCTCTCTGAAAGTGGCCACACTACCTCTTCCCAGTAGAGCGGGGGGACCCCAGGCGCCTATGCCCATCATTAACATGATCTTGCCCACTGTCCCTGCACTGTCTGGGCCAGGGCCTGGGCCTTGGCGGGTTCCCCCTGGAGGGCTCACCCAGCCCCAGAGCACAGAGAGCAAGGAGGTGGACGTAGCTGGTGACCCAAGGTTCCATGACAAGGGTGTCAAAAGGACAGCTGAAGTGCTTGTGAGTGAGGCCAGTGCGCAGGACCCACCAGCCAAAACAGCAAAGCAGGATAGTGAAGAGACGGGGGGTGACACTAGGAGGAAACGGGGTCGCCCTCGGAAAAAATCAGGCGGAAGTAGAGAAAGGAATTCTACCCCTGACAAGCTTGCCACAGACTCAGCCCCCTCCCCACGCTTGCCACAGGAGGTCTGGGTCTCTTCAGGTGACAGCTGCCCTAGTGGGGGCATCACCAGGCCAGGACCAGTGAGGGAGCCTGAGAAGAGGGTACTGCTTACCCCAGGTCAGGAAGATGGTGCTGTCTCCAAGGGGGGGCGGGTCCTCAGCTCCCGCCATGCCAAAGAAGCAGAAGGGAAAATGCTTCTTGTTGCTCCAAAAGTGAGTGTCATCAAGGGCAGCAGCAGGAGCCACAAGGAGACTCTCCCACTGCCCACCAGAGAGGCAAACACAACAGCGCAGGGTAATAAAGACTTAAAGGGACACATGCTTCAAGCTTCTTTATCCCAGGAGCGGAAAGACCCCAAAGCAGCACCCCCATAAGTACCCCACAAGGACGCATTTCTCCCCGCGTGCTCACTCTACCTGCCAGCCTGTCGGAGGCCCTGCTCTGCACCTGCTTCTTACCCGGCTCCTCTTCTCCCACGCGGTCGTGCTCTCCTCCCACAGACTGCAGAGGCCCCCAGCTTACACAGTGCCTGCTCCCTGCATCTCCCCTTTCCAGCTCTCTAACCTCAACTTTAGAGTCACTAATAAATCTGCAGTGACCTCACCTGGAGCCCTGTGCTGTCCTGTGGGAAGACAGGGATGGAAGAGGCGTGAGGCCTATAGAGGTAGGAGTCTGGGTTTGGAATTCACACAGTACACTGGACTCGGACTGGGAAGGGAAACAGGCTCATGTGCCTTGGGGGCGGCAGGGTCGGGGGATTCCCAAGGCAGTGCTTCCTCCAGCTAGAGCTAGTGGCGAGTCCCTCCTTACCTCCTGTGAGAGCATCTGCTCATACTTCCAGGGTACACGTTTTCCCATTCACATCCAGCCAGAGACAGATCTTTGTGGCAGGATTTTAAGGTTCCCTCCAACTAGATAAGCCTGGTTTACAAGTTCACTGCTAACCAAGTGCTGTGGCCAGAAGGTGGCTGGATGCTGGTCGGCTTATTCACCATCATCAGGAGCACctctgaggagagggagggaccCACCGCTGCCTGGAGGCAGTGATAGCTGGCTACTGAGTGTACCAAAGGTGGCTTGAGGTAGCTAGGTTGAGGTCAACTGTGCCTGCTTCCTCTTCCCTCGGCCTTGCTTTGCCCTGACTGCAGCTGTAGCCCCTTTCCATTTGTCCTATTTCAAGGAAGGAGTGGGGAGTCACTCTTCTTTAAGGACTTCCTCTTTTCATCTCACTTAAACCACATCTGAAAGAGCCTTTTCCATGGCTGACCTTgactcttctctttctgcctccctcccGTCCTCTGCTTTAGCAGATTAAATTCATTCTGCATCCACCAGGTGTCAGTCTCTTGTCACACCTGTTAGGTGGTAGGGTTCAGTACAGTTACATGGAAGGAAAGCAGTAGCTCCATACACAGGCCAACAGGTGCCAGGGGGAAGGGACTTTATAGACTCCCGCGTGGCCTTGGGGAACACAGTCCACAGACTGTTACTGGGGATCACCTTCGTCTCCTGCATAGGGTAGCTTCTGTAGAGGATCCCCAGAAATCCAGATTTTCTTTCAGAAAGACTTCATTTATTTCCAGCACAGAGGACCTAATGTAATATTTGATATCTATAAAGGATATATTTAACATGAATAAATTATAATGTGTAATGATTAAATGAGTACCAGTGAACTATCACAACTTACACATTAAAACATTAGAAATACTATCAGGTGTCTTGTGTTCCTTTCCTACCACCCTACTTATCTGTCCTAAATTTTGAGTTTATTACCTGACATCATAGATATATATCTGGGAAGCCAGTGTAAAAGTtacgcaaaagattttcatgccagaaTCTCTTAAGGTCCCcatttcaatccccaacaccaccataagtcagagatgaacaatattttggtaaaaaaggaaattatgtatatacatatatttgcctcCTTAATATTCAGTTTTGCTTTTTAGTttacaagaaaaagaacaaagtacTAATAGTTGCTGTAGTTTTTCTTATCATTATTTCTAAGACTCACTCATACTACAGGTAAGTGGTTTCTTCATGTTCACCTGTACAACATTGCATCAAACACATAAACCATTTGAGCCATTTATCCATTTATCAATGGATGTTCGGGTtattcccagttttttttttctttctataaaaatTCTGCTGTGGACAGTCTTTTAAGATTTCTCAAAAGCTTTCTAAAATGGTTCTCTTAGTCTGTGTACCCTCTGAATTGGGGACTGTTACTTTTTATATCagcttgaacttttttttaaataattttcttttttttttttttttttgcctctagggttattgctggggctcggtgcctgcactacaaatctactgcttctgaaggcttttttttcccattctgttgcccttgtttatcattattgttaatattattattgtcactactgtcattgttgttggataggacagagagaaatccagagggggagagaaagagacacctgcagacatgtttcactgcttgtgaatcgaccccctgcaggtggggagctgggggctgaaatcCGGATCCttaacgcgggtccttgtgcttcgagctatgtgcacttaacccgccacgctactgcccgactccctaagcatATGTTTCATTGTGGGTTATTGGTTAACTATtgattcagttttttttaatcataatcTATTTGGACTTTctgttgttttagatagagacagggagggagagaactgaagcttccttcagtgcactgggggCCGGAATTGAatgtagcaaagcagtgcactatccaggaaACCTATATAGCTAGCCCAGAACTTAATTATTATTGAGTCAATTTAGGTAAAATTTTTTTCTAGGATTGTATGTACTTTGTCTTAAAaagatttgaaaataattttttttacctttatttgttggatagagacagccaaaaatcaagagggaaggaggtaataggaagagagagagagagagacctgcaatacgcttcaccactcatgaagcttcccccctgtaggtggggactgggggcttgaacctgggtttttgagcactgtattgtgtgctcagccaggtgtgccaccatctggccccccaaaaaaaagattttttattttgacaCAAGAcagggagccagagcatcactctggtacatgggataccgggagctaggtgcctgcaccataagcccattgctcctggaggctattttttcccttttgttgcccttgtttttttattgttgtggttattattgttgtgttgttgttattgatgttgttggataggacagaaatcaagagggaaggggaagacagggagagagaaagatagacacctgctgacctgtttcaccacctgagaagtgacccccctgcaggtggggagccaggggctcgaaccgggatccttacaccggtacttgagctttgcatcgtgtgcacttaacccgctgtactaccgcccaacctccaaattttatttctttttttagcctccagggttatcactggagctcagttctagcattatgaatctactgctcctggcggcccttttttccattttattggataggatagatatcaaaaggggggggtagatagggagagagtaagtggcacctgcagacctgcttcatcacttgtgaagcatccccctgcaggtggggagcagggattcaagcttggatccttgcacaggtccttgtatttTGTACACTtaacaatgtgcacttaacaagtgtgccaccatctggccccaattttatttgtttgttcgtttgtttgtttgtttatgaagaatgataggtgaaaagagagaaagaaccagatatcactctggtatgtgtgctgccgtctgttgaactagggacctcatacttaagagtccaatgctttttctactgtgccacctcccagaccacatggtatgtttttctatgcaaaaaggcaccatgaattttctgacagcccaacagTTCAGTACCCTACTCaaggcaccacctcccaggcccactTCATGTCTTTTTTGAacatttcttctattttcttttttgcttctgcTCTCTgagcatgtcttttttttttttttttttaagccaatcTAAGCTATTTAAGCCATCTCCTGCCATAAACAAGGATGGAAGATCAGTAACTTGGTTAAAGATTGATAGAAGTAAagaagggtggtccgggaggtggtgcagtggataaagcattgaattctcaaccatgaggtcctgagtttgctccccagcagcacatgtaccagagtgatgtctggttctttctctcctcctgtctttctcatgagtgaataaataaattctttaaaataaaaaaataaaataaataaagtaaagaagGTGAGCTAAGTAAGGCCCTATGCACTTTTTTGATCCACATGCAGAGTAATGTTCCAAACTAGTACTGGTTCAGATTCTCTTTATTCCTTATAGCTGGTTGGCAACATGAGAGTTAGGAATAGACTGTGGAAATAGACTCCCTAGGGAAAGGGCTTGGACCTGATGTGAAAATGAAGGGGGTTGAACTCGGGTTGAACTCGGGTCTCTTGTGCTCTCCGTGCTGTGCCTTCAGGAAGACATTCAGCATGCTCACTGCTACCCCAGGAAGCACCACCAAGTAGATGAGGGCCTTCCTCAGACAAGCTGAATCTTCCTTGCCATGGGTGCCACTCAAGATAGGCCACCCCAGTGGTGGCAGGAACTGACCCAGCAGCCTAGAAACCCAGGATACAGCCACCATTGCCATTTTCAACCAGGACGACTTCttacatttctctttgtctctgcagTCCATTTGTGCTGTTTTTCCCTTGTTAAATTGTTACAGAAATTAATTTTACTTGTCTGTTTTAGCTACTACTTGAGCTTTGATTTTTTTCCatatgtctttcatttttttttaattatagatcttatctgtagttttactttcttctgcttttttatattttatgttctCTCCTAACACTAATTTTAATACCTAGTTAGTTTTCAGGCATCTCTACATTCCCCAAGTTTTTCTGTTGTAAAGCATTTAAACTACTATTTAGTCATAAGGATATTTAAATTGCCTTGATGACTTTTTGGCtcatggattttatttatttatttacttatttttaccagagcactgctcagttctggcttatggtggtgcagggggttgaacctgggcctctggaacctcagacatgagagtctctgcataaccattattctatctacctctGACctcatgaattatttttaaagagtcatAAATTTCATGGTCCAGGGggatggtgcagtgataaagctttggactctcaagtatgaggtcccgagttgatcctcggcagcacatgtgccagagtgatgtctggttctccctctcctactatctttctcataaataaatgaaatctttaaaaaaaaaaaaaaaagtcaaattaccAAATATCTGGATATTTAAAAACTTATAGtggctgaggagataacataatgtttatgtaaaaggttttcatgcgggggtgggggggtaggtgaCGGTGCATCTGAttaggaaggacccaggttcaagccttcactccctgcctgcagggggatagtttcacaagtgaagaagtaagtctgcaggtgttgctctgtgtctcttcctctctagctcccctttccctctcaatatctggctgtctctatcaaataaagatgattaaattaaaaaaaaagattttggggatctggcggtggtgcacctggttgagcgaatgCACAATTACTCGTGTTTAAGtccctagtcccacctgcagggagaaagctttgcaagtggttaagtagtgatgcaggcatctatctatctatctatctacttctgtctctcccttccctctcaatttctggctgtctcaatccagtaagtaaagataatttaaaaatacatattttcatgcctgagactatgaGGTCcgaggtttaattcccagcatcaccatatgccagtgctgagcagtgctctgctatttgtgtgtgtgtgtgtgtgtgtgtgtgtgtgtctttgtctttcattaaaaataaatattagggagtcacagcaggttaagcacaggtggcaaaaagcacaaggaccagctaaagatcacagttggagcccctggctccccacttgcaggggagtcacttcacaggtggtgaagcaggtctgcaggtgtgtatctttctctccccctctctgtcttcccctcctctctccatttctctctgtcctatctaaaaaaaaaatctttttgagaATGTCTTAAGCTTAACCATCTGCACTCAAAGTAGGTTCTGTGCTACCAATTCTTAGAAATTTTCTTCAAAGTGCTCTTTCATAGTTTCATAGTCTTTCATTGATCTTGACAGCTCATTCTTTGCCtaatttttataattaaagaaattgtattatctttatttattggatagagacagtcagaaactgagagggaagggggtaatagagaggaagagagacagccacctgcagacctgcttcaccagtccactcgtgaagcctcccctctgcaagtggggactggggacttgaacctggatccttatgcattgtaacatgtgtgttcaaccaggtgcaccaccacccggcccctcaattTTGTAGTTTTGAATTTTGGGCTCCTGTTTTGTTAACCAGAGAGCCTAGACTTGGGAGTGCTTTTCTCCAGGAAGAATTGCATTTGCTTCTGTCATGAGTCAAAGGGTTCTCCTGACCTGGCACTATGAACATCTcttgtatttgtttattgttatatttttattggggatagttaatggtttacagtaaatacagttgttggtacatgtataaaatttcccagttttctgcaaaatactctcacctccagccttgGTCTTCCTCTACTATCATGCAACCATGACCTGAaagcctccctgccccccccatagcccccccccacacacacacacagtccttcactttggtgcaatacaccataaaaACCTCTTTTaaggagttggacagtagtgcagcgggttaagtgcaagtggcgcaaagctcaagaaccggcattaaggatcccagctccccacctgtaggggagttgc harbors:
- the RFX5 gene encoding DNA-binding protein RFX5 encodes the protein MMAEDEPDAKSPKTGGRAPPSNAEAGEPTTLLQRLRGTISKAVQNKVEGILQDVQKFSDNDKLYLYLQLPSGPSTGDKSSEPSMLSNEEYMYAYRWIRNHLEEHTDTCLPKQSVYDAYRKYCESLACCRPLSTANFGKIIREIFPDIKARRLGGRGQSKYCYSGIRRKTLVSMPPLPGLDLKGSESPEMGPEVTPAPRDELVEAACALTCDWAERILKRSFSSIVEVARFLLQQHLISARSTHAHVLKAMGLTEEDEQAPRERSSKSKNGTEHQEGATQKKPERSAQPAKELEPRAGTGTPMRGERKKSVVESQAPAATNPQVNALVARLPPLLPRVPRSIISPITVSPPILAPKLSPGSLKVATLPLPSRAGGPQAPMPIINMILPTVPALSGPGPGPWRVPPGGLTQPQSTESKEVDVAGDPRFHDKGVKRTAEVLVSEASAQDPPAKTAKQDSEETGGDTRRKRGRPRKKSGGSRERNSTPDKLATDSAPSPRLPQEVWVSSGDSCPSGGITRPGPVREPEKRVLLTPGQEDGAVSKGGRVLSSRHAKEAEGKMLLVAPKVSVIKGSSRSHKETLPLPTREANTTAQGNKDLKGHMLQASLSQERKDPKAAPP